A genomic segment from Gadus morhua chromosome 4, gadMor3.0, whole genome shotgun sequence encodes:
- the LOC115543019 gene encoding putative C-type lectin domain family 20 member A, whose translation VSLAGLFLRHHALPPIKSYYYVDQKLSWTDAQQHCREQNGDLATVDNVADLQHLQESRTGFNYDDDFMWIGLYDDRTRWKWSLGDQDYKVGQNYGTWLGNNPDFSGNEENCTTMYYNGSWMDKSCDARFSATCFDGEVLSYYEVFFFIYDLAFFPPHYVLDKEPHYILVPNPMTWYEALQYCRSHYTDLASVRNAAENEKVLAPQPFETWIGLHRYPWSHWSDGSGATFLNWGPGEPNSSRGPIAPRCVKMSVNSGHFFDEECGLLYNFACQGNLKQRSTFKLKISSEADMTDPEVEQQILEQLHAKLAELGVTGSNISWVLKDGQVFHKDQPSKT comes from the exons GTTTCCCTTGCAGGGCTCTTCCTGAGGCACCATGCCTTGCCTCCTATCAAATCCTACTACTACGTGGACCAGAAGCTGAGCTGGACCGATGCTCAGCAACACTGCAGGGAGCAGAATGGGGACCTGGCCACCGTAGACAACGTAGCGGACCTCCAGCACCTGCAAGAGTCCAGAACGGGCTTTAATTACGACGACGACTTCATGTGGATCGGACTTTATGATGACCGCACCCGTTGGAAGTGGTCCCTCGGAGACCAGGACTACAAAGTTGGCCAAAACTATGGAACGTGGCTCGGAAATAACCCAGACTTCAGTGGAAACGAAGAGAATTGTACAACTATGTACTATAATGGTAGCTGGATGGATAAGTCGTGCGACGCGCGATTTAGTGCAACTTGCTTTGATGGTGAGGTGCTTTCTTATTATgaagttttcttttttatctatGATTTAGCT ttttttccaCCTCATTATGTTTTAGATAAAGAGCCCCACTACATCTTGGTCCCAAACCCAATGACTTGGTACGAGGCGTTGCAATACTGCCGGTCTCACTACACTGACCTGGCCAGTGTGCGCAACGCGGCTGAGAACGAGAAAGTATTAGCACCTCAGCCATTTGAAACATGGATTGGTCTCCACAGATATCCGTGGTCCCACTGGTCTGATGGAAGTGGTGCCACTTTCTTGAATTGGGGACCCGGTGAACCAAACAGCTCTCGAGGCCCCATTGCTCCACGTTGTGTAAAAATGTCCGTCAACTCAGGGCACTTTTTTGATGAGGAATGTGGCCTTTTGTATAACTTTGCCTGCCAGGGAAATCTGAAGCAACGCTCAACCTTCAAGTTGAAGATCAGCTCTGAAGCCGACATGACGGATCCTGAGGTGGAACAACAGATTTTGGAacag CTCCATGCCAAACTGGCCGAGTTGGGTGTGACTGGGTCCAATATCAGCTGGGTTCTCAAAGACGGACAGGTGTTTCACAAGGACCAGCCCAGCAAGACATGA